The Tamandua tetradactyla isolate mTamTet1 chromosome 23, mTamTet1.pri, whole genome shotgun sequence genome includes a window with the following:
- the RPS15A gene encoding small ribosomal subunit protein uS8 — protein sequence MVRMNVLADALKSINNAEKRGKRQVLIRPCSKVIVRFLTVMMKHGYIGEFEIIDDHRAGKIVVNLTGRLNKCGVISPRFDVQLKDLEKWQNNLLPSRQFGFIVLTTSAGIMDHEEARRKHTGGKILGFFF from the exons ATGGTGCGCATGAACGTCCTGGCGGATGCTCTCAAGAGCATCAACAATGCCGAGAAGAGAGGCAAACGCCAGGTTCTTATCAGGCCGTGCTCCAAAGTCATCGTCCGCTTCTTAACTGTGATGATGAAGCATG GCTATATTGGCGAATTTGAAATTATCGATGATCACAGAGCTGGGAAAATTGTTGTGAACCTCACAGGCAGGTTAAACAAG TGTGGAGTAATTAGTCCCAGATTTGATGTACAACTCAAAGAtctagaaaaatggcagaataatctaCTCCCTTCTCGTCAGTTTGG TTTCATTGTACTGACAACCTCAGCTGGCATCATGGACCAtgaagaagcaagaagaaaaCACACAGGAGGAAAAATCCTGGGATTCTTTTTCTAG